In the genome of Oscarella lobularis chromosome 1, ooOscLobu1.1, whole genome shotgun sequence, one region contains:
- the LOC136196992 gene encoding ficolin-2-like has product MRTLLLFCLLGYVVTNASSQGPIGERGLLGPRGLKGDKGDRGNTGAQGKIGKAGSKGDKGNRGFSGITGPAGPKGVKGAIGQHGHKGQKDECALVIVSSQGCDCSCLHKRSPHLSSGSFTIAFVGIGLIPVYCDMETDGGGWTVFQRRKDGSVDFNREWNDYERGFGNLSGDYWLGLTSLHQLLQLSEANDLRIDLKDYSGNSAYAKYSGFNVGDSRSKYTLTFSGYSGTAGDAIGAAGYSYGNVNGMKFSTKDQDNDKWRSGHCAAHWKGGWWFNACHRTFLNGLYLRGSGYNRICWYTWRGLSSLAFSEMKFRKKE; this is encoded by the exons ATGAGAACGTTGCTGCTCTTCTGCCTACTTGGCTACGTTGTGACAAACGCTTCTTCTCAG GGTCCTATTGGAGAGAGAGGGCTATTGGGACCAAGAGGACTTAAAGGTgataaaggagacagagGAAACACCGGTGCACAG GGAAAGATTGGAAAGGCTGGCTCAAAAGGAGACAAGGGAAATCGAGGTTTTTCTGGCATCACGGGACCCGCGGGACCAAAAGGAGTTAAAGGAGCAATTGGGCAGCATGGTCACAAAGGACAG AAAG ATGAATGTGCTTTAGTAATTGTTAGTTCGCAAGGCTGCGATTGCTCTTGTCTGCATAAACGATCTCCTCATCTTTCAAGTGGCAGTTTCACAATTGCCTTCGTGGGAATAGGCCTCATTCCCGTCTACTGTGACATGGAGACTGACGGCGGAGGATGGACagtctttcaaagacgtaAAGATGGATCAGTTGATTTTAATCGTGAATGGAATGACTACGAAAGAGGATTTGGCAATCTTAGCGGTGACTACTGGCTTGGCTTAACTTCTCTTCACCAGCTGCTGCAGCTGAGTGAAGCTAATGACTTAAGAATTGATTTGAAGGATTACTCGGGAAACAGTGCGTACGCCAAGTACAGTGGCTTTAATGTGGGAGACTCCAGATCCAAGTACACGCTAACCTTTAGTGGATACAGTGGCACAGCAGGTGATGCAATTGGAGCGGCTGGATATTCATATGGAAACGTGAATGGAATGAAgttttcaacaaaagatcAAGACAATGATAAGTGGAGGAGTGGTCACTGTGCTGCTCACTGGAAAGGTGGTTGGTGGTTTAACGCCTGTCATCGCACCTTCCTGAATGGTTTGTATCTGAGGGGCAGCGGGTACAATCGCATTTGTTGGTACACATGGAGAGGATTGTCATCCTTGgcattttctgaaatgaaatttagaaaaaaagaatga
- the LOC136197075 gene encoding uncharacterized protein — translation MAEALSPKPRSSHESALIGNTLHVFGGLKGSRPPLHYFHRNEIWTCNVQEGKKWIRRLARGNIPPPCRGARCVVMNGIIYSYGGREQDGGLLAKVFGLDPKKMQWIHVATPINGKKPWQRYDCCLWAIGERLFMFGGQSWEIPQDSLQSGADFYGSVNNEIYEFVFQEGRKTGHWLDVELDGERPQPRAGAAMETIDQSRGLLHGGCNHNGTNHLDDAFVIDMRQKKWICIDFLPKPSARRHHRLCRLSKTGFEERDCFILIGGYNDYERFSDQACILDFEIKRSYTFHLNQDVTPVWLHTLHCAEKRDGSAQIIVTGGQGWDSTLKEIFVDVPLGSSNESYMLVEIQILFSAKMISKALEKITSEHERKLEEMRTQCQQAMEEQRRHFEAEKLHLTEQRKHWESRYQSSEEERESLTEQRREWRARRHSLEEDRNRLVEQRSGLEARCSSLERDIDALRTELTTKRQTYETQLRNVEDTLLEKKESLKQYVDVLSIHSHQVLLGTEKLGSGAYADVMIGRWHGMRVAVKKFHDLITSPRTIPLFQREVLTASRLHHPNIVRVCGAVMEDRCPFQIVSELLEGSVSEVIDAAHASSCYLSPYEQLSIVVQATSAISYLHGLQPCPYVHADIRPTNVLVTKDMKVKVADLGAAHLLESSKSTGPLSPQYLAPERREPTSAHSSLPSDVYSLGVSLIEIFTGVGPIPEERNGQLMPLRSRHELYLICSRMISSERERPTSEECLVVIMREIEELETSKLRMVKGEFEGEGENRRHKVVLLDTYVVD, via the exons ATGGCCGAAGCTCTATCACCTAAGCCTCGATCGTCTCACGAAAGTGCATTGATCGGGAATACATTGCATGTCTTCGGTGGGTTAAAGGGATCACGCCCTCCACTCCATTATTTCCATCGCAACGAAATATGGACATGTAATGTCcaagaaggaaagaaatggATTCGCCGTCTTGCCCGAGGAAATATTCCCCCGCCTTGCCGAGGAGCACGATGCGTGGTCATGAATGGTATCATTTATTCTTACGGAGGAAGGGAACAAGACGGAGGTCTCCTGGCAAAGGTGTTTGGTTTggatccgaagaaaatgcaATGGATCCACGTAGCCACGCCCATCAATGGAAAGAAACCGTGGCAACGCTACGACTGCTGTTTGTGGGCTATTGGAGAAAGATTGTTCATGTTTGGAGGCCAGAGCTGGGAAATTCCTCAAGATTCTCTCCAATCAGGAGCAGATTTCTATGGATCTGTGAATAATGAGATTTATGAATTTGTGTTTCAAGAGGGAAGAAAAACAG GACACTGGTTAGATGTTGAATTAGACGGAGAACGACCACAACCACGTGCAGGTGCTGCAATGGAAACAATTGATCAAAGCCGCGGATTACTCCATGGAGGGTGTAATCATAATGGTACAAATCATTTAGATGATGCATTTGTGATTGATATGAGACAAAAG AAATGGATTTGCATCGATTTTCTGCCTAAACCGTCtgctcgacgtcatcacagACTCTGCCGATTGTCAAAAACAGGgtttgaagaaagagactGCTTTATTCTCATTGGTGGGTACAACGACTACGAACGATTTTCAGACCAAGCTTGCATTCTTGACTTTGAAATAAAAAGATCATACACG TTTCACTTAAACCAAGATGTAACACCTGTTTGGCTGCATACTCTCCATTGCGCCGAGAAGCGAGATGGATCTGCTCAAATCATTGTTACAGGTGGACAAGGCTGGGATAGCACattaaaagaaatttttgttGATGTTCCTCTTG GATCGTCAAACGAGTCGTACATGCTGGTTGAGATTCAGATACTTTTTTCAGCTAAAATGATATCGAAAGCGCTTGAAAAGATTACTAGTGAACATGAAAGGAAATTAGAAGAAATGAG AACTCAATGCCAACAAGCCATGgaagaacaaagaagacaTTTTGAAGCAGAGAAATTGCATCTCACAGAGCAAAG aaaacattggGAATCACGCTACCAGTCTtcggaagaagagagagaaagcctCACAGAGCAAAG AAGAGAGTGGAGAGCACGGCGCCACTCTTTGGAAGAAGACAGAAATCGTCTCGTAGAGCAAAG ATCAGGATTAGAAGCGCGTTGTAGTTCTCTTGAAAGAGACATTGACGCCTTAAG AACTGAATTGACAACCAAACGGCAAACTTATGAAACTCAATT ACGAAATGTTGAAGACACACttttggaaaagaaagaaagcctCAAACAGTATGTTGACGTCCTCAGCATTCATTCACATCAAGTGCTTCTTGGAACTGAAAAACTTGGTTCTGGAGCGTATGCGG ATGTGATGATTGGCCGTTGGCATGGCATGCGAGTTGCTGTAAAGAAGTTCCACGATCTAATCACGAGCCCACGAACGATTCCATTATTCCAAAGAGAAGTTCTAACAGCAAGTCGACTTCATCATCCAAACATTGTCCGTGTATGCGGTGCTGTGATGGAAGACAGATGTCCATTCCAAATAGTTTCCGAATTGCTCGAGGGATCAGTGAGCGAGGTTATTGATGCAGCTCACGCATCTTCATGCTACCTCTCTCCGTACGAGCAGCTCTCCATTGTCGTGCAAGCGACATCAGCTATTTCTTATCTTCACGGACTCCAACCTTGTCCCTACGTTCACGCAGACATTCGTCCGACGAATGTGCTGGTGACGAAGGATATGAAAGTCAAAGTCGCTGATTTGGGAGCAGCCCATTTGCTGGAAAGCTCCAAATCAACCGGGCCCCTCAGTCCTCAGTACCTTGCTCCCGAACGAAGGGAACCCACGTCAGCACACAGTTCGTTGCCTAGCGATGTCTACAGTCTGGGCGTGTCtctaattgaaatattcacAGGAGTGGGTCCTATTCCTGAGGAAAGGAACGGTCAGCTTATGCCGTTGAGAAGCCGTCATGAGTTGTATCTGATTTGTTCAAGAATGATTTCtagcgaaagagaaaggccTACGAGTGAAGAATGCTTGGTTGTTATAATGAGAGAAATAGAGGAACTTGAAACAAGTAAACTGAGAATGGTGAAGGGAGAATTTGAAGGGGAGGGCGAAAATCGCCGTCACAAGGTGGTCCTCTTAGATACGTATGTCGTAGACTGA
- the LOC136197145 gene encoding ADP-ribose glycohydrolase MACROD2-like, giving the protein MFSISRKTTNPWARLSLEEKRKYYRCGENYETLDSLKTWQKYKILKSLVARRKPFYAADEKLNEKVTLWKGDITCLEIDAIVNATKNSLLRGDRGEAVYGYIHRAAGDLLLDECRTLGWCDTGKAKFDIRVIVCRLNVSSYFVCFCMRMPLVDVLHAVGPTGKKPKLLRSCYNACLALALNRNIRSLAFCSISTGGNEYPRTDAASVAIDTVRRWLNVPENAEKIDRIIFCVYTSADQNIYESLLPYYFPDVQDVQHAEESARDAPERTETYQQEVTHFQKIYHEALKRGSVTVNRTRVIVAGQDGAGKSCLVDSLLNRPFEKDKASTEGAVVSMIHTAACGWVATDNKDHLDPLIAEGVYRMNQQQSDSFRRTIASNDFDSELEKVKSDTSEPSHGTSSEVDSVKPAPVVETLEENLKMFGIEAKTLTAMQQQLVTTFLASRPSEEDLRKQILGVRDIWDLGGQEIYLATHAALMPNSKAFGLSMYMIGMDISKSLSDKAESFHRSLDGSVVDQSNELGWIRTNGDFPLYWFGSIAAAHEDTPMGGHWLGKDEEVAPPPVFAIGSHRDVLDTDTERFPDPESVEKWLKHQEQYFEELLSHTDFMKHIVVPKKRGVREDNEEFREMVHFFRRIFLIDNTVSGSVFPCRGVIEIRERVDRMTSTYWKGMKKQPLFWIYLEILLFRWSKVMKTVAAKVDEIVKLAQHPTICNISSRDEVLVALN; this is encoded by the exons ATGTTCTCCATCAGCCGAAAAA CTACGAATCCTTGGGCGAGGTTgtctcttgaagaaaaacgaaaatacTACCGCTGTGGAGAGAACTACGAGACGCTCGACAGCCTAAAGACCTGGCAGAAATACAAAATATTGA AAAGTCTCGTTGCGCGACGGAAACCATTTTACGCTGCAGATGAAAAGCTCAACGAAAAGGTGACCCTCTGGAAAGGAGATATCACGTGTCTGGAGATTGACGCAATCGTGAATGCAACCAAAAACTCGCTCCTACGCGGAGACAGAGGAGAAGCAG TCTATGGATACATACATCGTGCAGCCGGGGATTTACTGCTTGATGAATGCCGTACATTAGGCTGGTGCGACACGGGAAAAGCAAAATTTGACATCCGG GTTATCGTTTGCCGGCTAAATGTGAGCTCTTATTTTGTGTGCTTCTGCATGCGAATGCCATTGGTAGATGTTTTGCACGCTGTTGGACCTACTGGGAAGAAACCGAAGCTGCTGCGGAGTTGTTATAATGCGTGTTTAGCACTTGCATTAAACCGCAATATTCGTTCGCTG GCGTTCTGCAGCATTTCGACTGGAGGGAACGAATATCCCAGGACAGATGCCGCCTCCGTTGCTATTGATACAGTTCGAAGATGGTTGAACGTTCCAGAAAATGCCGAAAAG ATTGACagaattattttttgcgTCTATACCTCTGCTGATCAAAATATTTATGAATCATTGCTGCCTTATTATTTTCCAGACGTACAAGACGTGCAACATGCGGAGGAAAGTGCAAGAGACGCTCCAGAACGAACAGAAACTTACCAACAGGAG GTTAcccattttcaaaaaatttacCACGAGGCACTGAAACGCGGCTCAGTAACGGTGAATCGAACTCGCGTCATTGTGGCCGGTCAAGACGGAGCTGGCAAGTCGTGTCTTGTTGATTCTCTTTTGAACAGACCCTTTGAGAAAGATAAAGCGAGCACAGAAGGAGCGGTTGTGTCAATGATTCACACAGCAGCATGCGGGTGGGTTGCGACCGACAACAAAGACCACTTAGATCCGCTGATTGCTGAGGGCGTATACCGCATGAATCAGCAGCAATCGGACTCATTTCGTAGAACTATAGCATCAAACGACTTTGATTCCGAGTTAGAAAAGGTGAAATCAGACACATCAGAGCCTTCCCACGGCACTTCTTCAGAAGTGGACTCCGTCAAACCGGCCCCTGTAGTGGAAACACTggaagaaaatttgaaaatgtttgGAATTGAAGCGAAGACACTCACGGCTATGCAGCAACAATTGGTGACCACTTTCCTCGCAAGCAGACCTAGCGAAGAGGATCTTCGTAAGCAAATTTTGGGCGTTCGCGATATCTGGGATTTGGGTGGGCAAGAAATTTATCTCGCCACACATGCGGCTCTGATGCCAAACAGCAAAGCATTTGGGTTGTCCATGTACATGATTGGGATGGACATCTCAAAGTCGCTGTCTGATAAAGCAGAGTCGTTTCATCGATCATTGGATGGTAGTGTAGTAGACCAGAGTAACGAATTGGGCTGGATTCGCACAAACGGAGACTTCCCTCTCTACTGGTTTGGCTCAATCGCAGCGGCCCACGAAGACACGCCTATGGGTGGCCATTGGCTGGGTaaggacgaagaagtcgctcctcctcctgtctTTGCAATTGGTTCACACCGAGACGTCTTGGACACCGACACGGAAAGGTTTCCGGATCCGGAGTCCGTAGAAAAGTGGCTGAAGCATCAAGAACAATATTTTGAGGAACTTCTTAGCCATACCGATTTCATGAAGCACATCGTCGTACCGAAGAAACGTGGAGTCAGGGAGGACAATGAAGAATTTCGCGAAATGGTTCACTTCTTCAGGAGAATATTCCTGATAGACAATACCGTCTCCGGTTCAGTGTTTCCCTGTAGAGGCGTTATAGAAATTCGAGAACGAGTTGATCGCATGACGTCGACATATTGGAAAGGAATGAAAAAACAGCCCCTATTCTGGATTTATCTTGAAATTCTGTTGTTTCGTTGGAGCAAAGTTATGAAAACGGTCGCGGCAAAAGTTGACGAAATTGTAAAACTAGCTCAACATCCGACAATCTGCAATATTTCTAGTCGCGACGAAGTTCTCGTTGCACTTAATTAA